The following nucleotide sequence is from Syntrophales bacterium.
CATTCCCGGATCGATCAACACACTCATATCTGCGCTCAAAATCGGCAGGGGTATGGAGTATTCAAAAACGCAACTTCTTGAACTGGGATTAGCCGCATTGCTTTATGATGCGGGAATGCTCAAAATTCCCGGAAGCATACTCGAAAAAAAGGGAAGGTTAACCGAATCCGAGGTGGCTATCGTCAGAAAACACACAGAGACAGGAAGGAATATATTGTTCCCATTTAAAGATGATTACCCCTGGCTCCCGCGGGTGGCATATGAACACCACGAAAGGGAAAATGGCCAGGGCTATCCCCGTGGAATTAAAGGAGATGAAATCTGCGAATATGCAAAAATAACGGGCATAGTCGACACCTACGAAGCCATGACCCACAATCGCGCGCATAGAAAGGCAATGATCCAAAATGTTTCGATCAGGGAATTAATCCTGTCCAAAAATCTTATGTTTTCCCCAAAGATAATTAAGGCATTTATCAAGGAAATATCTCTTTATCCAATAGGAAGCTACGTAACTCTCAACAATAAGGCCGTAGGCATGGTCGTACGCACCGATGAAAAAAATCCCATGAAGCCGATTGTCA
It contains:
- a CDS encoding HD domain-containing phosphohydrolase; this translates as MVRLSDIIKNKPIKEEPIQKPEKVEKKSRPFRLSDLEGQGLSTGKKPASAEAAIPEPEKETGEIGEIYSNFRNYINEVRASILDNKPFKVDPALILINRIISTPEMINELYQSSIHFGHEEVYTIPGSINTLISALKIGRGMEYSKTQLLELGLAALLYDAGMLKIPGSILEKKGRLTESEVAIVRKHTETGRNILFPFKDDYPWLPRVAYEHHERENGQGYPRGIKGDEICEYAKITGIVDTYEAMTHNRAHRKAMIQNVSIRELILSKNLMFSPKIIKAFIKEISLYPIGSYVTLNNKAVGMVVRTDEKNPMKPIVRLLFDGKGNAPTEEVIIKLSENPLIYIVDGVSEEEIPHRP